From the genome of Solibacillus sp. FSL H8-0538:
AATGTATTCGGCGGGACATTCTTCGTCTTCTCGGACTATGTTCGTCCAGCAGTACGTTTATCTGCTTTAATGGGCTTACCTGTTACGTATGTATTCACACATGACTCAGTTGCTGTAGGTGAAGATGGTCCAACGCATGAGCCAATCGAGCATTTAGCAGCATTACGTGCAATGCCGAACCTTTCAGTAATCCGCCCAGCTGACGCAAATGAATCAGCGGCAGCTTGGAAATTAGCGGTATCTTCTAAAAATGTGCCAACTGTTTTAGTATTATCTCGTCAAAACTTACCAGTACTTGACGCAACAATTGAAACAGTTTATGACGGAGTAGAAAAAGGTGCTTACGTTGTATCTCCAGCTACAAAAGAAGTAGCGGATGCAATTCTAATCGCAACAGGTTCAGAAGTGGGCTTAGCTGTAGAAGCGCAAAAAGCATTGCTAGTTGAAGGCATTGATGCATCAGTCGTTTCGATGCCTGCAATGGACCGCTTTGAAAAACAATCAGCAGAATACAAAGAATCAGTATTACCGAAAGCAGTGACAAAACGTCTTGCAATCGAAATGGGTTCTTCATTCGGCTGGCATAAATATACTGGCTTCGAAGGTGATGTACTTGCAATCGATACATTCGGCGCATCTGCACCAGGCGAGTTAGTAATTGAAAAATATGGCTTTACAGTAGAAAACGTAGTAGCGAAAGTAAAAGCATTATAACCCAAAATAAAAAAGGAATCTTGTCAACGCTGACGAGATTCCTTTTTTTGCGATAAAACGCTACTATTAAGGTAAAAATACCATCTTGTTCAAATTGTTCATACGTATACGTACGCTCAGACATATATATAATCTCCATTTAACTACTTCACTAACCCATTTTGAAACGCATAAACAACCGCCTGAGTACGGTCCTGGACATCGAGTTTACCTAAAATATTACTCACATGTGTTTTTACCGTTTTTAGTGCGATGAATAGTTCTGCTGCAATTTCTTGGTTGGCTAAACCGCGTGCCATACATTGTAGTACTTCCATTTCACGCTCGGTTAATAGCTCGTGAAGGGAAATCGTCGTACCAGAACGCATACGCGACATTACTTTTGTGGTCACCTCGGGCTCGAGTACCATTTCACCATCCATTGTTTTTCGAATAGCGTTAGCAATTTGTTTTGCGTTGGATGTTTTTAAAATATAACTAACCGCACCAGCTTCGAGGGCAGGGTATACTTTGTCATCATCTAAAAAACTTGTGACCATCATGACCTTTGCTTCAGGCCATTGACTTAAAATTTCAGCAGTTGCCTCGGCTCCGGTCATGATGGGCATCACATTGTCCATCAATACTACATCTGGTCTCAATGCGAGCACCCGTTCAACCGCTTCTAACCCGTTTGCTGCTTCACCAACGACATCAATATCCGGCTGGGCAGAAAGGTACGCAGAAACGCCGATGCGCACCATTTCGTGATCATCTGCAATAAAAACTTTAATCAAGCTGTTCGCCACCTTTCGTTATTGGGACTTTAACTTCGACAATGGTCCCTTCATTTGGAACAGAAACAATTTTGTATGTGCAGCCTATTTCTACAGCGCGTTCTGCAATATTTCGAAGACCGTAAGAAGCAGATTTATCGCCTTCTGCTTCAAATCCTAAACCATTATCTTGAATCCGCAAAATCGCTTTTTCATCGCGTTCAACAAGTAATAGCTCCACTTCGCTAGCTTTTGCGTGACGAAGTGTATTGGACAGTGCTTCCTGCGCGATGCGGAATAAATGATCTTCCTCGGCTTTTGAAAGCGCGATTTCCT
Proteins encoded in this window:
- a CDS encoding response regulator transcription factor, with the translated sequence MIKVFIADDHEMVRIGVSAYLSAQPDIDVVGEAANGLEAVERVLALRPDVVLMDNVMPIMTGAEATAEILSQWPEAKVMMVTSFLDDDKVYPALEAGAVSYILKTSNAKQIANAIRKTMDGEMVLEPEVTTKVMSRMRSGTTISLHELLTEREMEVLQCMARGLANQEIAAELFIALKTVKTHVSNILGKLDVQDRTQAVVYAFQNGLVK